A region of the Candidatus Binataceae bacterium genome:
GCGCACCGCCCGAATTGCATCGCCCGGATCATCCATGAAAGTCAGGTCGACGGTTTTGGGCCCGGCTTGCAGCGCGAGCATCTCCTCGATTATCCGCCGCGCGTAAAGCCCGTGGTCCTGCGCGACAACGACCAGCGGCAGATGTTTGAGCTGGCCCTGGAACGAGTTGCCGATGATGACGAGATAGACGATCGGCATCAGGATCGTCGTGATGAGCGTCATCGGATTGCGCGTGAGTTTGTGTAAGTCGCGGCGCATGATCGCAAGGAACTTCATCTGCCTGGCGCCCTCATCGCTGCTGCGGCATCCCGGCGCCGACCAGCAGGCTGACCTTTTTCGCGGCCTCGTCGCGCAAGGTGCGGCCGGTGAAATGGATGAACACGTCTTCGAGTGACAATTTGTGAATCGTGATCGAGGTGACGCGATCGCCCGCGGCTTCGACCTGGTCGAGCACGCGCGGGATCGCATGGCCGCCGTCATCGGTCGCGAGGATGAGGCGGTTGCCGCCGTCGCGGGTCACGCCGCGCAGATATGTCTGCGCTTCGAGCATCGTCGCAATTTTTTCGACGTCGTGCTCGACTTCGAGATCGATCCGGTCCGATCCTGGCACGACGGATTTCAGGCCCTGCGGCGAATCGAGCGCGATTATTTTGCCGCCATCGACGATCGCGATTCGATCGCAAAGCGACTCGGCTTCGTCCATGTAGTGGGTTGTGAGCGAAATCGTGATCTCGCTTTCCTTGCGCAGCGTTTCGAGCAGATCCCACACCGCGCGGCGGCTTTGCGGGTCGAGTCCGATGGTGGGCTCGTCGAGAAACAGCACTTGGGGGGAATGAATCAGGCCGCGTGCGATCTCAAGCCGCCGGCGCATTCCGCCAGAGTAGGTTGCGACCAGATCCCTCTGCCGTTCCTTGAGCCCGACCATCTCGATCAGGCGTTGTCCGCGGATTCGCCGCTCCTTGCGCGATAGCCCGAAGAACTCGCCATAGATGTCGATATTCTCCCATCCGGTGAGATCGAGGTCGGAGGTCAGCGCCTGCGGGATTACGCCGATTCGCTGGCGCACCTGGTGCGCATGACGCGCGACGTCGATTCCGGCGACGAAGCATTTGCCCTCGGTCGGCGGCAGCAGCGTCGTGAGCATCCGCACCAGCGTCGTCTTGCCCGCGCCGTTGGGTCCGAGCAGGCCGAACACTTCGCCCGTCGCGACCGCGAAGCTGACCTTGTTGACGGCGGTGAAGGAGCCGAAGCGCTTGGTCAGTTCGCGGGTTTCAATTGCGGCTGAGTCGGGTTCCATCGCCACGTTGAAAGGTCACCTCGGCCGTCATCCCGGGCTTGAGCTCGCCGCCCGGTTGAAGCACCTGCACCTTGACGTAGAAAGTCCGGATATCCTGGCGGCCGCGGCGCACGTCGCGCTCGGTCGCGAACTCGCCCTCCTGTCCAATCGCCATGATTCGCCCGGTGAAGGTCTCGGGCGGATTGGTCGGCAAACGGACCTGCGCGGTCTTGCCGACATAGAGCGAACCGAGGTCGGTTTCTTCGACGTCGACGCGCGCCCAGATCGTCGAGAGGTCATCGACGGTGAGGATCGGCGTGCCGGGCGTAACCCATTCGCCGACTTCGAGCGCCTTGCTCACAATCACTCCATCGACGGGCGATTTGATCTGCGTGTCGTTGAGCTGATCGGCATAGAACTTCACGTTGGCCTGCCCGCTGAGCACGTTGGCCTCGTCCTGCTGCACGGCAGTGACGGAATCGTCACGGGTCTGCGTCGAGACGATATTCTCGGAGTAGAGCTTCGCGTTGCGCCCGAGATTGCGCTTGGCCTGGGCGAGGTCCGCCTCGGCGTGAGCGAGGTCGGCCTTGGCCTTGATGTACTGATTGCGGATGTCGATATCCTCGATCGTGCAGACGACCTGGCCCTTGCTGACGTGGTCGCCCTCGAGCAGGTCGAGGGTCTGGATTCGTCCGCCGATACGGGTGGTGATATTGACCTCGGGCGCCTCGATCATGCCGACCACGTCGATATGGCTGCGATCGGGCGGCGGCCACAGGTAGCGACTGCCGAAATAGTAGATGCCGAAGATGATCGCGGCCAGGATTCCCAGCCGGATCAGTCGCCGTATCAGTGCCCGCATCAGCCAGCCTGAAGCATCTCGCGGCTGTCGAATCTTCCTGAATCGAGCGCGCGCAGCAGCAAGTCCGGAAGCTCGCGCACGATCTCGGAGACGGAGCGTTCGGTGCCGTAGTAGAGCAGGACTGAACGCACCGCGCCCATCACCATCAGCGCCGCAAGGCGCGGATCGAAACTACCGAATACTCCGGCGCGCTGACCTTCCTCGATAAGCGAGGTGTAAAGATGCAGTCCGCGCTCGCGCCATCCCTGGATAATCCGCGTGCGAGCTTCGGCCAGGCGCGGCTCCTCGCTCGCGAACAGGCGTGTGAGATCGGGGCGCTCGTTGTAGAACTCGATACTCACGGCGATCGCACGGCGCACGCGCTCGCGCACGTCGGTAGAATGATCGACGCTCTGGCGATAGAGGCGGTCGGCGCTTTCCAGACCGTCGCTCAGAATTCCGAGGTAAAGCTCTTCCTTGGACGGGAAGTAAAGGTAGAGCGTGCCCTTGGCGACGCTGGCGGCCTGCGCGACGCGATCCATGGTCACGGCCTGGTAAGACTCGTGAGCAAAAAGTCTCAGGCCGGCGTTGAGAATTCGCTCCCGCTTCGACACCTGCGCCGCAAGTGCGGGCCGGGAGCTGGTGAGAGAGCTGTTAAGCATATCGGTCCTCATGAACTGACCAGTCAGTCATTTATTGATGGAACCAGCGAAGCGAGTCAATCGGGTGGCCAAATGATTCAGTCCGATGGATCGACAAGGCTCGCGCGGCGCGGAGCGGTCATGATAAAAGACCAGTTCCTGCCAGCATCAAGTGCGCGCCCGTAGCTCAATTGGATAGAGCATCGGTCTTCGGAACCGAGGGTTGGGGGTTCAAGCCCCTCCGGGCGCGCCAATGAGTCTCAACGATTTTTCGCCAGCGCTCATGTCCGCAGCCCAATTCGTGGACAATTTGTGGACGTCTCTCGCGCTGACCGAATTCGATTAGCCGCGCCAACTCAAGCACACGAGGAGCGCCCCAGCTTCCCGACGAACGGGATGACGGTTCGATAACTATCGTGCGAGCGGCAAAGCACAGGCAGCGCGTATCCCCCGGCAGGATTCTGGAATGATTGATACGTTCGCTATTTCAGGGTCCAGCCGGAAAGCTGACGACCGCCTCTTTCTAGGGCACAAATTTGGCCACGGCGGTGCATTCAGCGCGGCTTGCTCCGGTTGTTGACCACTCAGTCCTCGAGGGGATAATTCGTACGGAAAATCTGCGCAGCTGTGGAAGTAAACAATGGGAAATCTTGTTGAAGTTTCTGATGCCGGACACACAAGGACTATCAAGCTTAACCGTCCCGAAAAGAAAAACGCTTTGAGCGACGCCCTGGCTTGGGGGGTGGTCCAGGCGGTGGAAGATGCGGCCAAGACCGATAGTGTTTGGGTGGTCGCAGTCACCGGCAGCGGGGATTCATTCTGCTCCGGGCTGGACCTGTCGGGAGCAGAACGCTTTTCACCCCTTTCGGCGCAATCGGCACAACTGGACGACATCAGTTGGGTCGGGCAGTTCCTGCTCTCGATCCGCAAGCGATGCGACAAGCCAGTAGTCGGCGGCATTAACGGGGTCGCAGTGGGCGCGGGCCTGGGATTGGCTATGGCCACTGACGTGCGCCTCATCAGTCGCAACGCCAGGCTGATGGCCGGCTACACTCGCATCGGTGGTTCTCCGGACGGCGGCCTGACCATTACATTGCCGCAGGCGATGGGCTACGAGCAGGCGCTTCGTTTCATGATGGAGAACCGCACGGTCGGCGGCGAAGAAGCGGTGGCGCTGGGCATGGCGGGCGAGGTGGTGGATGACGATAAATTCCAGGACCGGCTCGCAGCGTATTGTGAATCGCTCTGTCAGTGGTCGCCGATCACTTTGCGTTTGCTCAAGCGCGGTATGGTTAAATCCCTGGAAACCAGTGACTTGGAGCAGCAGTTACGCTACGAGCTATCGAATATCCGTATTGCCTTCGCCAGCGAAGACGCCAAAGAGGCCCGCACTGCCTTCTTCGAGAAACGAAAGCCGGCGTTCAAGGGGCGGTGATTGCTCCGAATGGAAATATCTCATTTGAATTTGGCGGAGAGAGCTGGCGATTCGACCGCGATTTTGTGAGAGCCGGTGAACCCAAATAATCCTGATTCCGGAATCTTCGCGATCAGTGTCGAGATATCGCGCGTCATCTGAGAGCCCTACGCCATCCTGGTAATGAGGCGGTATTATTGGCTGGTCAGCGTTATTATCGCCTATCCAGACGGACCGCCCCTTCCTGATCGCCTGGAATCGCCAGTGGCGTTGCTCTCTTGGGAGTTTCGATTTTTACTTCTCTAAAGCGCTGGGCCGGCGTTTTCGCCAAGCATCGCGCGGCGGATTAGCGGGACGGGCAGGGCGCCTTCGGCAAGGAATGCGTCGTGGAACTTGCCGAGGTCGAACGCCGCACCCTCCTGTCGCTGCAGGTCCTCGCGCAGCTTCAAGATCATCAGCTTACCGAGTTGATAGCGCAAATAGCCGGGATCGCCGGTGCCGCGTAGCGCCTCGACCTCGGCGTTGTGATGAGTCTGGTAGGCGCTCTGCTCGAAGAACGCCGTCGCTTGTGCCACCGTCATTCCGTGCGTATGCATCCTTATGCCGACCAGGTACCGGCACGCTCGCATTAGCGCCATCTGCAACTGCGCCAATCGGAAGTGCGGATCGCCGCGGTGCAGCCCCTCGTCGAGCATCATCTGCTCGCAGTAGAGCGCCCATCCTTCGACATCGGCGCCCGAGGCATAAATCTTGCGCACCAGATCCGGATTCAGACGGTTGTTGAGAAACTGCACGTAGTGGCCCGGATAGACCTCGTGCACTGAAGTGTCGGAAATCGTCGGCGGCGAGTAGAACGCGAGGAGTTGCTCCTGCTTTTCCTTTGGCCACGACGGATCGGGCAGCGTCACGTAGAAATATGCCTCGCTGGTTTTCTCGAACGGCCCCGGCGAATCCATCGAGGCAAAGGTCGTTGCGCGCATGAAAGGCGGCGTCTCGGCAACGATCGGCGGCACCATCGACGGAATCCTGGCGATGTGGTGGCTGACGACATACTCGCGAATCGCGGCGAGGCCGGCGTTGACGGACGGAATCACCTGCGACGGCTCGGGATGCTGAGTCGCCATCGCAGCGGCAACCTCGCTCGGCGTGCGGTTCGCATCGATCAACTTCGCGGTCGCGACGAACTGCTTCTGTAAACGATGCATCTCGTCCTGGCCGATTTGCTCGAGCTTATCGAGCGGAGTCGTAACCATGTCGTCGTCGGCGAGCATCTTGCTGAACGCGTCCGCGCCGATCGCATAGTCGCCCCTCGCGTGCGGGCGAAGATCGTCCTTGAGCCACTTGCCGTAACCTTCGATCGTGGCGGTCAGCGCCGAAGTCGCCTTTATAAAGGATTCCTTGTCCTTGCCCTCAGGCACCGATGCGAATGCTTCCACCAGGTCCTTGCGAAAAAATGCGATCGTCGCCGGCAGTTGCATCAACTCGATGTCAATCGCGATCGGCGGCACGCGCTCGGGCTTGAGGTTCGATTTCGCGGCGGCGAGGTTGGCGAGCGCGGCCTTCTCGCGCGCCGTCACCGCGCGCATCCTGACAGCGGCCGGCGCGAAGTTGCGCTGAATCAGGGAGTAAACGCCGGAGGTCGGCATATACATCCCTGGATCGCGCTCGTACGACTTGACCTGCTGGTTCCAAAGCAGCTCGCCATCGATCTGCGCCAGAAGCCATTCGCGGTCCGTGGCTTCAGCCGGGGTGAGGCCCGCGGGACTGACATCGCTGAATTCCTTCTTCCAATGCGTCGCATGCGAAATTACGGCTGCGATGCCTTGCCTCGATTCATCGTCAACGCGAGTGTCGAAGCGATGGTCGCCGAGCTCAGTCGCACGCTCGGGGAAGAGCTTCAGCTCCGAATCGATAAACTCTTTGACGTCGCGATTGAACTGCGCGTCAGAGGACGCGACAGGCGCAGGTTGTGATTGGGCCGGCGCGATCG
Encoded here:
- a CDS encoding ATP-binding cassette domain-containing protein, which produces MEPDSAAIETRELTKRFGSFTAVNKVSFAVATGEVFGLLGPNGAGKTTLVRMLTTLLPPTEGKCFVAGIDVARHAHQVRQRIGVIPQALTSDLDLTGWENIDIYGEFFGLSRKERRIRGQRLIEMVGLKERQRDLVATYSGGMRRRLEIARGLIHSPQVLFLDEPTIGLDPQSRRAVWDLLETLRKESEITISLTTHYMDEAESLCDRIAIVDGGKIIALDSPQGLKSVVPGSDRIDLEVEHDVEKIATMLEAQTYLRGVTRDGGNRLILATDDGGHAIPRVLDQVEAAGDRVTSITIHKLSLEDVFIHFTGRTLRDEAAKKVSLLVGAGMPQQR
- a CDS encoding efflux RND transporter periplasmic adaptor subunit, translated to MRALIRRLIRLGILAAIIFGIYYFGSRYLWPPPDRSHIDVVGMIEAPEVNITTRIGGRIQTLDLLEGDHVSKGQVVCTIEDIDIRNQYIKAKADLAHAEADLAQAKRNLGRNAKLYSENIVSTQTRDDSVTAVQQDEANVLSGQANVKFYADQLNDTQIKSPVDGVIVSKALEVGEWVTPGTPILTVDDLSTIWARVDVEETDLGSLYVGKTAQVRLPTNPPETFTGRIMAIGQEGEFATERDVRRGRQDIRTFYVKVQVLQPGGELKPGMTAEVTFQRGDGTRLSRN
- a CDS encoding TetR/AcrR family transcriptional regulator, coding for MLNSSLTSSRPALAAQVSKRERILNAGLRLFAHESYQAVTMDRVAQAASVAKGTLYLYFPSKEELYLGILSDGLESADRLYRQSVDHSTDVRERVRRAIAVSIEFYNERPDLTRLFASEEPRLAEARTRIIQGWRERGLHLYTSLIEEGQRAGVFGSFDPRLAALMVMGAVRSVLLYYGTERSVSEIVRELPDLLLRALDSGRFDSREMLQAG
- a CDS encoding enoyl-CoA hydratase/isomerase family protein, encoding MGNLVEVSDAGHTRTIKLNRPEKKNALSDALAWGVVQAVEDAAKTDSVWVVAVTGSGDSFCSGLDLSGAERFSPLSAQSAQLDDISWVGQFLLSIRKRCDKPVVGGINGVAVGAGLGLAMATDVRLISRNARLMAGYTRIGGSPDGGLTITLPQAMGYEQALRFMMENRTVGGEEAVALGMAGEVVDDDKFQDRLAAYCESLCQWSPITLRLLKRGMVKSLETSDLEQQLRYELSNIRIAFASEDAKEARTAFFEKRKPAFKGR
- a CDS encoding DUF885 domain-containing protein, whose translation is MRTLKAALLILVMLVAFALPIAPAQSQPAPVASSDAQFNRDVKEFIDSELKLFPERATELGDHRFDTRVDDESRQGIAAVISHATHWKKEFSDVSPAGLTPAEATDREWLLAQIDGELLWNQQVKSYERDPGMYMPTSGVYSLIQRNFAPAAVRMRAVTAREKAALANLAAAKSNLKPERVPPIAIDIELMQLPATIAFFRKDLVEAFASVPEGKDKESFIKATSALTATIEGYGKWLKDDLRPHARGDYAIGADAFSKMLADDDMVTTPLDKLEQIGQDEMHRLQKQFVATAKLIDANRTPSEVAAAMATQHPEPSQVIPSVNAGLAAIREYVVSHHIARIPSMVPPIVAETPPFMRATTFASMDSPGPFEKTSEAYFYVTLPDPSWPKEKQEQLLAFYSPPTISDTSVHEVYPGHYVQFLNNRLNPDLVRKIYASGADVEGWALYCEQMMLDEGLHRGDPHFRLAQLQMALMRACRYLVGIRMHTHGMTVAQATAFFEQSAYQTHHNAEVEALRGTGDPGYLRYQLGKLMILKLREDLQRQEGAAFDLGKFHDAFLAEGALPVPLIRRAMLGENAGPAL